A region of Flavobacterium indicum GPTSA100-9 = DSM 17447 DNA encodes the following proteins:
- a CDS encoding carboxylesterase family protein has protein sequence MKKLVAFFLLFLFSFQQQEEVLHTIVGKTSYPFWIQVPKNETKDKLPILIFLHGKSLSGTDINRVKRYGVLRAIEKGRKINAIVVAPQLANGSWNPDKVLEILDYVQKNYETDTQRVYVCGMSLGSYGTMHFVGKYPDRVTAAVSICGGGNTADACRLSKVPIWIQHGDKDFIVHMKESQKIYNAIKQCDEKADVTLTIIPGGNHGNVESLFHQDALYDWLFKHKKTN, from the coding sequence ATGAAAAAGTTAGTTGCCTTTTTTCTCCTTTTTTTATTTTCATTTCAACAACAAGAAGAAGTGTTGCATACCATTGTGGGCAAAACTTCCTATCCTTTTTGGATTCAAGTGCCTAAAAATGAAACAAAAGATAAATTACCTATTTTAATTTTTTTACATGGCAAAAGTTTATCAGGAACCGATATTAATCGAGTGAAACGTTATGGCGTTTTACGAGCTATTGAGAAGGGAAGAAAAATTAATGCAATCGTCGTGGCACCTCAATTAGCTAATGGTTCTTGGAATCCAGATAAAGTTTTAGAAATTTTAGACTACGTTCAAAAAAACTATGAAACAGATACGCAACGTGTGTATGTGTGCGGAATGAGTTTAGGAAGTTATGGGACCATGCATTTTGTGGGTAAATATCCTGACAGAGTAACCGCAGCAGTATCCATTTGTGGTGGTGGAAACACGGCAGATGCTTGTAGGTTATCAAAAGTTCCTATTTGGATTCAACATGGAGACAAAGATTTTATTGTTCACATGAAAGAATCGCAAAAAATTTATAATGCTATCAAACAATGTGATGAAAAGGCAGATGTTACTTTAACCATTATTCCTGGAGGGAATCATGGTAATGTTGAAAGTTTATTCCATCAAGACGCTTTATATGATTGGTTGTTTAAACATAAAAAAACTAATTAA
- a CDS encoding AAA family ATPase, producing the protein MSDVAAIEKLVQKQKELKQEIAKIIVGQDEVINQIVLSVFSGGHALLVGVPGLAKTLMVNTISQALGLNFKRIQFTPDLMPSDILGSEILDETRNFKFIKGPIFSNIILADEINRTPPKTQAALLEAMQEKSVTVAGHHYKLDLPFFVLATQNPIEQEGTYPLPEAQLDRFMFAIKLDYPSFEEEVQVVKATTSNSTITVNALFSAEEIIDYQNLIRKIPVTDNVIEYAVSLVSKTRPNNPLATDFVKNYLDWGAGPRASQSLILAAKTHAAINGKFSPDIEDVQAVAFGILRHRIVKNYKADAEGITEEDIIQKLF; encoded by the coding sequence ATGTCTGATGTAGCAGCTATAGAAAAATTAGTCCAAAAACAAAAAGAATTAAAGCAAGAAATTGCAAAAATTATTGTAGGGCAAGATGAAGTAATTAATCAAATAGTATTAAGTGTCTTTTCGGGTGGTCATGCTTTGTTAGTTGGAGTTCCTGGATTAGCAAAAACACTTATGGTTAATACAATTTCGCAAGCTCTTGGGTTAAATTTTAAACGAATTCAGTTTACTCCAGATTTAATGCCGTCTGATATTTTAGGAAGTGAAATTTTAGATGAAACTAGAAATTTTAAATTTATCAAAGGACCTATTTTTTCAAATATTATCCTAGCTGATGAAATAAATCGTACACCGCCTAAAACGCAAGCAGCTTTGTTAGAAGCCATGCAAGAGAAATCGGTTACAGTTGCGGGGCATCATTATAAATTAGATTTACCTTTTTTTGTATTAGCAACTCAAAATCCTATTGAACAAGAAGGGACTTATCCACTACCCGAAGCGCAATTAGACCGCTTTATGTTTGCAATTAAATTAGATTATCCATCTTTTGAAGAAGAAGTGCAAGTTGTTAAAGCCACTACATCAAATAGTACGATTACTGTAAATGCATTATTTTCTGCTGAAGAAATAATTGATTATCAAAATTTGATAAGAAAAATACCTGTAACTGATAATGTAATTGAATATGCTGTTTCTTTGGTTTCAAAAACAAGACCTAATAACCCATTGGCAACAGATTTTGTTAAAAATTATTTAGATTGGGGTGCAGGTCCTCGTGCTTCACAAAGTTTAATTTTAGCTGCAAAGACACATGCTGCAATTAACGGTAAATTTTCTCCTGATATTGAAGATGTTCAAGCAGTAGCTTTCGGAATTTTGCGACATAGAATTGTGAAAAATTATAAAGCAGATGCTGAAGGAATTACAGAAGAAGATATTATTCAAAAATTATTTTAA